The following proteins come from a genomic window of Flavobacteriales bacterium:
- a CDS encoding threonylcarbamoyl-AMP synthase, protein MAEIGTDIQKAAQLLKRGKLVAIPTETVYGLAGNAFDEEAVLRIFETKDRPHFDPLIVHSSGIEWIKEHVAEIPPMARTLMDEFWPGPLTLVLPKKPIVPDVVTSGLDNVAVRVPQHPMTQELLRMLDFPLAAPSANPFGYVSPTTAQHVEDQLGDKIEYILDGGATTVGLESTIVGFEEGKPIVYRLGGLSIDVIEDVIGPVEVGLNQSSDPKAPGMLKSHYAPGKPLYFGNPGEMITEFEGKRIGFLGFMTRLEFLPPERQLLLSPHGDLHEAAVNLFAYMRQFEKFPVDVILAEKLPDIGLGRAINDRLRRAAVN, encoded by the coding sequence ATGGCCGAGATAGGTACCGACATACAGAAGGCTGCACAGCTGCTCAAACGGGGCAAGCTGGTGGCCATTCCTACCGAAACGGTCTATGGCCTTGCGGGAAATGCGTTCGATGAAGAGGCGGTGCTGCGCATTTTCGAGACGAAGGACCGACCGCATTTCGACCCGCTCATTGTTCATAGTTCGGGGATCGAGTGGATCAAGGAACATGTGGCCGAGATCCCGCCCATGGCAAGAACGCTGATGGATGAGTTCTGGCCTGGGCCGCTCACCTTGGTGCTGCCCAAAAAGCCGATCGTTCCCGATGTGGTCACTTCGGGGCTCGATAACGTGGCGGTGCGCGTGCCGCAACACCCCATGACGCAGGAGCTGCTGCGGATGCTCGACTTTCCGCTGGCCGCACCGAGCGCCAACCCCTTCGGGTATGTTAGCCCGACCACCGCGCAGCATGTGGAGGACCAGTTGGGAGACAAAATAGAATACATTCTGGATGGCGGTGCGACAACCGTTGGGTTGGAAAGTACCATTGTCGGTTTCGAGGAAGGCAAGCCCATCGTGTACCGTTTGGGCGGACTGAGCATTGATGTGATCGAAGATGTGATCGGTCCTGTTGAGGTCGGTCTCAACCAGTCTTCCGACCCGAAGGCACCCGGCATGTTAAAGAGTCATTACGCCCCTGGCAAGCCATTGTACTTTGGCAATCCAGGCGAGATGATCACGGAGTTTGAGGGAAAGCGAATCGGTTTCTTGGGTTTCATGACGCGGTTGGAATTCCTCCCGCCTGAACGTCAATTGCTCCTTTCGCCCCATGGCGACCTGCACGAAGCTGCCGTGAACCTCTTCGCCTACATGCGGCAGTTTGAGAAATTTCCTGTGGATGTGATCCTGGCGGAGAAACTACCAGATATCGGCCTCGGCAGAGCCATTAATGATCGGTTGAGAAGGGCTGCGGTGAATTAG